atatattgtaatgtaggaaattgttccaaatgaatcatcatataattaatatccaacctcatatataattctattactacagttcagttggcgtaatataattgaaattaaaacaaatatgatacaaataataagttttactaaataaaatgttttatcaacaaagaaacatattgtgttatgcataattcaatatagttaTGATTAACaagctttatataataaataattatcatatatcataatatgaattaatatatccaatatagacattttattttaatcatattaaatcgatatgaacgctaaattatatatattataatttatgaaaaaatattatgtgacccttttttggttgcatatttaaacTTCATCTCATGATTAAACATATGGgatggtatatatatttaattagtgttcaaattgtaaaaaattaatacaatataatacttatccctaacccgaatatgggttccacaacataaaaactatataaaaattatgcaaaaattacttcccaatatacagtttcttaaatatattaatcattattaatattcctgaaatagtcacTACTCTTTGAATcacatattaatgatcagttttcttcttcatttttttagcttttctcttaaatgtttttgagttcttttccgaaatccaaataatgaatactaatataaaatgttaagaaacgtatgatttttttgttaacgtttacatatatataatgaaaatatttttttaattccttattatttaccttataagaaattccccaaaaaattgatattgcaccaaatatcgataaaactggaattaatttgcttactatcgacgaacttgatgatgtagCATCAGACTTTTGTACAGTTTGTTCAGTTCCTCCAGTTTGTTCAGTTCCTCCAGTTTGTTCAGTTCCCCCAGTTTGTTTAGTAGTTTGCCCAGCATCTTGTAATGTATTTATCTCTGTAAGGGCTGGAAAATTGCTATTTTGAACAtctttacatttattttttaaattatcataatcagttgataatgtagacaataGTTGATCATATGGACTCTTTTCATTAATATCAGAATCTTCATTAAgtcctttatatttttcaacaaattcTTTAGCTTTATTCGAACATTTTTTGCAATTTTTATTGTCATCATCAAATTCAGTATACAagttacataatgatttaaatggatcataaaatttagatataatattaatatccatacttaaatatttttttctatctATGAGATCCTTATAACTCTTATAATCACTAACACCATTTATTCCCtgtttataattatcataactatttattttataattataaaaatcttTTATGTTGTCGTGTTTTTCACTTTTGTtcaggtttaacatataacttaaccatatcaaaatatattcaacAAGATTGATGTTATTTTTTGCAATATACTCAAACACAGAAGAATTCCCAAAGAATCcatcaaacaaatataaacatccagcactTATTCTATCGAAATCACTAATACAATTACCACTATTAcaatacttatttaaaaAACTATCATCTTTAAAATCGGGGATTCCGTTACCTTCCAATTCATCGGAAAGTGAGGTCCTTACATCCTGGAACTTTTTACActaaaaaacatttaaaaacaattaataaaaacacgaattattaaaataaagtttaatgatatttatatgtaatacaatataaaaaattgtaaaggaaactattatcattaaaaagtgcatataccacttccttattcattataatggggttttatttttgatttgtaaattgagtagaGGCATGTTCTTTTATATGTACTGCACCAAATGTGTGACACAAATGTTTTAACCCAATATATTACagctgtctgtagttaaatatattataagtttttcaataaattaatatggaataataaaacaatattattactaaagtTACATTcctttttatgataattagctaaattaccttaaatagaggggtGTTTAATAAacttttgattaaatatatatatgatgcattttataaaaaaattgctattcttactaacatctagtataactttattataaaaattgatatacttttataatgaatttaaagtatttttgaacat
The Plasmodium yoelii strain 17X genome assembly, chromosome: 4 genome window above contains:
- a CDS encoding PIR protein, with protein sequence MNKEVCKKFQDVRTSLSDELEGNGIPDFKDDSFLNKYCNSGNCISDFDRISAGCLYLFDGFFGNSSVFEYIAKNNINLVEYILIWLSYMLNLNKSEKHDNIKDFYNYKINSYDNYKQGINGVSDYKSYKDLIDRKKYLSMDINIISKFYDPFKSLCNLYTEFDDDNKNCKKCSNKAKEFVEKYKGLNEDSDINEKSPYDQLLSTLSTDYDNLKNKCKDVQNSNFPALTEINTLQDAGQTTKQTGGTEQTGGTEQTGGTEQTVQKSDATSSSSSIVSKLIPVLSIFGAISIFWGISYKYSLFGFRKRTQKHLREKLKK